Part of the Lolium rigidum isolate FL_2022 chromosome 6, APGP_CSIRO_Lrig_0.1, whole genome shotgun sequence genome, TTTTAAACCGTAACCTCGAACAAAGAGAAATATGGCATTTCTGCAACCATCGCCATGTTTTCTACAATTTCACCCTTAGCATGCCCTTGATTATCTTTTCAATTTCAGAATTCACCGTGCATTTTGTACCATATTTGACCCCGTGGCTAATTTTGCCATCTTTATATTTACCACGGTTTTTGTATCATATTTCACACTTAGCATGTCTTTGATTAGTTATATGTCATTTTTGTATTCATCACGTGTGTTGTGTACAATATTTCATCCTTAGCGTGTCCTTGattatggtgggaacaacaatgaAGACACCTCTGTAATAACAAAAACCAAGAAAGATTCAGACCTGCTGAGGAATACATCTATATATACTCGTGTGTTTTTTTATGGGAAATACATTAGGTTAACGAGTagcggagttgagtcataaatgcCTGCAAAAGTGATGAGGAAGAATCGCCAGTTGTCCGACATGTGCTCCTAACGTTGTCTTGTCACCGTTAACTCGTAGTTATAGCTCCTGCCAAAACATATTGCTCTCCTGCCATTGCCAGCGCTAGCTTCGTCAGGattctcgtgagtcaataaatcgTAAGTCTTCATGTGTACCGTACTATAGATATATGTTTGGAAGATCCCGTACGTAGTATCACCATGCATGGTTCCTTTGGCAACGGATCGAACAAGAGGCTAGCTGCAGCATAATCAAACAAACACAAGGGCAGAAATAGCACATGGATTACCCCGTTTGCAGCAGTCCTCTTCACCGGGCAATATTCTATACTGCTCGAAGCTAGGGATTTTGAGCCCTGCTTCAGTCTCCTCCCTAACAGAAGTTAAGGGGTTATATGTTGTGTGCTTccgtgtccccccccccccccatagctCCATTGTTCTGAAAAGTTGGAGCCGCTTCAGTTTTTTTTAATGAATATGTGGAGCTGCTCTAGCTTTTGGTACAAATACGTGGAGTTGGTTCCGCGGAATAGGAAAACACGGAGATGTTTATTTACGTCCCACTGCCATCAATAAGTGACCAGAACCGTTACTCACGTCTTTTTTTCTCTCCCCTCCCTCTCCTTCCCGATTTGCCAATGCTCCCCGGATATAATGGATAAGACCACCCCTTTTGTTTTCCCACGCCGCCTCACCTAGGAAGAAGTTGGTTGAGGCGGCCACAGCAAGCTTCTGGCATCGGCGGCAGCGagctacaactcgatttgcgCGCTAGCGAGAACGAACCGGACAAGTTTGATTCCAGCGGAAGGTATGTTGATTCGTTCGCTGGCGGCCTCGATTCGGTGGCGGAAATTGGGAAAGTGTCTGGGGGTTTGAAAACATGCCCGTGAGAGGGACGAGAAAGATAATACGTGTGTAACGTTTTGGTGACTTATCGGTGGCAGTGGGACGTAAATAAACAACATCTTTCTGTTTTTCTGTTCCGCGGAACCAACTCCACATATTTGTACCAAAAGCTTGAGCTGCTCCacagattttttaaaaaaagtaaaGCGGCTTCAACTTTTGAAAACAATGGAGCTGAGGGGATGGGgggggggacaccgaagcacTTCTCGGGTTATATTCGGTTTTTTCCTACCTAAGGCCGTCGAAACATGTATTCAGCCCATCTATACTCGTTTGTTTACATACAGTATCTATACATCGCGTTAGAAAAAAAAGCTCACATGACCACGTAACTATCCGAGGTACCTAACTACCGTCCTATGCCTGTGCATGCGTGGTTTTGAATACTGCTGGCTGACTACGCATCCGCTCGGATCTAACAACGGCGCCGCCGAACGATAGATTCGCTACGCTGGCAGGATCCTGCTAATAAGGGTGCTACGTATAATACGTACATAAATCACTCGTACAAGTCTACGCGGGCCATACGGGCCAGTGCGGGGTTGTACGAACATGTTAGATTTTTTAATTTTACGATTATGCCCCCACTTACGAAGGGTATATATGTGAAGATCTCCACCGTCCTTGTTTTTTGTCGTGGTCAGAATTTTGTGAAGGGTgaagcaccggagcagaagtgagGGAGTTTTCCCCGTTCCGAAATAAATATTGTTTATTTATCTAGATTTATATGTATCTATATATATTAAAATTTGTTCAGATAGATACGAATCTAAACAAATGTGGGACATTTATTTTCGAAAAAGGGGAGTATAGAATTCGAGGATGGATGATTCTGGCCAATGAGGAGGGGCATATATCGCATCCTTGGGGAACAGCAGCTGGGGCATGAAAAGACCCACTGGCTAAACCAGCCATCGCCTCTCTATCCCCTTTGGTGCGGTTTTTCTTGCTTTCAGAAGGCTGCGAAATCGATAGCCTTTTGTAGCATCAAGTGGCCTACCTCGCTGCCCCCTTGGCCTCCGCGCGCTAATCTTCTCTCCGGTACTAGCCCACAGCACGGGCACTCCTGTTGCTCCTCTCTACGCGTCGGCAAAGAAGACCTCGCAGGTCTCGACATTGATCTGGGAGGATCCACGGCCACGTGCCGCGGCGCTGGAAGCCATGATCGCCCGCCATGCGAGGTCCGCACGGCCTGTCGGCAGGTGTCGACCATCCATCACCGGTGTAAAGAGCGGCACCTCATTGGTGGAGCTGGGCTAGCTCTGCGTAGATCGAGCTCAGCTCCCCACACCACTTGCTAGTACTAGCATCAACTTTCGTGTGCACCCACGCAGCAAAAGATCGATGCTACCTGCTGGCATCTGGCAGCAACGATTCGTGTATGTTCGTACCTGAAACCGTGCTGAGAATTGCAGTAGGCCAAGGTTGCAAGTAGTGAGAATTAGGCACTGAGCAAGTTCACAGTGTCATACTATTATAGAGCACACATGTCTGTGTGTGCGTGCCACCCGTTTAGCTGGTAGTGGCATAATTTAGCCAGGTGCCCGATCGAAAATTTGCAAGTTAACAATCTTTCGGTGGCCATTTTGCTCCAAAGACATACATAAGTACAAAATTATTCCACACTTGTAGTACAAAATCTTCTAAACAACCCTTCTTTTAGTCCGGTTCgaagaaaacattttttttttttgagaaacacagtacaaacgtagacgcccacatacacgcgcatacactcacccctatgaacgcacacacgcacaccctacccctatgagcacctccgaaagactgagctggcggattggatcttgaaattgacgaagtcaccacaggcgcctcgctgtcgacgggaacgtcgcctcccactgaatgaatattccgccgttatgagacacacagatgtcaaacctggggtttgaactctggtgggctgggggtacaaccaccctcctaaccacccaacctcaggttggttctcaagaaaacatttttttattcAGCAAGTTAAATATTTGCAATCCAAAGGACATTTTTTTGCGCCAAACAACTTTTATGAAAATAAAGAGGAATCATTAACCAGCCTGGGCCATAGACGTTGCAGACTAGGCCACGGCATTACTTTGTTCACTTTCGAGCACATGCATAAAACGaggcaaaaaaaaagaagaaaaaccacTCCGTTTGGTGCATAAATAGAGCGGTGCCTAGCTCTCCAGCATATGTGTAACACTAGTGCAGCTGTGTGGTAGGTACTTTCCCTCAAAATATGCACGCAAAAAATATCACACTTGTAATTTAAAATGTTCTATACACACTTGTAATTTAAAATGTTCTATACAAACCATGCGTTTGTTCAGGTAAAAAATTGAAACAAGTTCTTGATTATAATTTCCATGGGCGAATAAATGTTGCGTCCACAACTTTAAATAATATGAAGATGAATTATCTAGCCAATTGGAGTGTGGACGTGTAACACTAGGCCACGACATAACATTCCACACTCCTAGAGGAGACCGAGAAGGAAATGCGATGAAAAGGTTAAAAAGCCATGGCTATCGGTACATATATAGAGATGCGGCTCTTCAATACATGTAATGCTACTATCAGTGTGGTATCTACTTTCTCGATGGATGATCAGGTTATACATCTTGTTGTACAAAATTGTCAAAAGACATACGCAATACCAAACACTtgtatttcaaaatattttaaataaagcCTTTTTTATTCAGATTCGAAAAAGCCTTTTTTTGTTTAGCAAGTTGGATATTTTAAATCTCATGGGCGAATAAATGTTGCGTCCAGAATTTTAAAACAATGAGACGAATCATCAACCCGCGTGACCCCTTACATTCTGCACCTTTTTGAGCATATCGAGAGAAAAATATCCGTGAACAAGTCGAAAAAGCCGCAACTCGCGGTACATAAATGGCGCCGCGGTTCTTCAGCATAGGCAGTACTACTGGATCCAACCATCGGCCAAACTATATATCTCACTGCATTGAAGATTGCATTCATACCATTATCCATAGCAAGATATGAATAGAGAGGATTTCATCAATTTCTCTGGTTTTACTCAACCGGGGCGAATCAGCCTCCCTAGGGCATCAACTTCAAGCACAGGCTCAGCCTCCGGAGACTCCAACGCCCAAGAAGGCTTGCTGCCCATCGCCAACATCGGGCGTATCATGAAGGAGGTGCTGCCGCCGGAGGCCAAGGTGTCGAAGCGCGCCAAGGAGACAATCCAGGAGTGTGCCACGGAGTTCATCGGCTTCGTCACCGGCGAGGCCTCGGAGCGGTGCCGGCGGGAGCGTCGCAAGACAGTGAACGGCGACGACATATGCCACGCCATGAGGAGCCTCGGCCTCGACCACTACGCCAGCGCCATGCACAGGTACCTGCAAAGGTACCGCGAGGGCGAGGAGCTCGCAGCGGCGCTGAACAACCGCGGCAGGTCGCCGCCCCTGCCGGATGATGACATGATCCAGATCGACGTCAGGGCCGAGTTGTCCATCTCCAGGGGCCACGAGAATCATGTCAGGAAGTGATATAACCGTGGGCAACGACGCAAATCATACTCCCCCGATCGATCGTCTCATCGGTTGTGTGTTTCTTGCCTTTGTGACTCTGTGTTCGGCCGGTCTTCGTGCATGAGAGTTCTCTTTTGTATTAATTCAGTTAAGTACGTATACTACCAACAGTGTGCTACTTTTGTTTTCTTGGGCAGGTGTTTGTTATTCAATGAATAATTAATTATCTGAAAAATATTTCAACTTAGTTTTCTCGCCCACTTAACAATGCAGACAAAAACATTTCCTCAATAGTAATTAGTTTTAACAGTGCAAACTGAGAAAAAAATCTGGGCAAAAAGAGAGTGATATAGAGGGTTTGTTCCTATCAAAATAATACTAATTATCAATGTATCAGTTGCAATAACGATTGTCACACATCTTAGTATTTGTAAGAATCCCGTGTACTGAACAAAATGAGCGTTTAAACAAAAATAATATCAAAACAGGAAAACATGGCCTAGAAGCTGCAAGGCATCGTCATTCTGGTAACAAAACCAAAACATTCGATCTGATCCATTTGGTCTTTTGATTGCTCTCAGGTGTAGACAGAGGtgtattttttttcttgaaaagAGGTCGACATTGTTTTCATTTTTACCTTTCACGTCACTCTATGATACATGGGTTGTATTAAATTCACCTGCGCCTAGTAGCAGTAGAAGAAAGTTTGGACGAAAGAGCTCAAAAAGGCACCGAAGGTCAGGGCAAATTTGCAATTGAGTATAAAGTTAGTAGGGACCATTCCTTGAACAATTCCTCTCCCATATGATATTTGAATGCCTCTATTTGTTGCGCGCAAAGACTACCGTGTGGTACATCACGCGTGGTTAATATACTTTTGTTCCGTGGAAAAGCGATTTTTTGAAGCATGATGATGTTCGCAACAAGTGTCAAGTTGCGAAGTGAGGATCTTCCTGCAAGCGCACTATCTGATAAAATCGCCTCGAGTGATACAATGAATGATGACGTCCACGTCCGCGAGGCTCTCTTTATACAAGCGCCGCACCCTTATTGGCGCGGGTAAAAGGGAGCCTGATATTATCAGAAGTGTTGTTCTAGTGGTGAAATATGATTTGACAACCTCCATTAGCCGCCTATCGATCAGATGCCCTTCCACGCTGATAAAGAAACCACACTACGAGTACTTGGTAAGTCCTTATTGTATATGATTTTTGGTGTTAACTAACCTTTTAAATCCTAATAACCTTTTCATAACCGGATGAAGGGAGGAGGGGTTGGGTTCTTTATTGCCTATATCTGGGTGAAGGGATGAGGGATTGCATTCTTTTTCCATACTACTTGGTGAAGACTTGCtagcaattttttactccattgaTAAAATTATACCGCAAGCAACTTTGCATAGTAGATTAGGTCTGGTGCTGCCGCCTGGTAAGTAAGGGCTGTAACTTTTCAAGTACTCTCTACCCAATTTCTCTACGCACAAGATATTTTTAAGTGTTTTCCTTACTCACTAGTAAATACACCTAAAAATCAACTTCTTTTTCTTAAAACCAAGTTTCTTGTGTTTAATTTGTACTTTTGTGATTTGTCATAAGAATTCATATACTTGTTATGTCCCAAAATGTACCGCATCTAAGGATTACACAAAAGTCAACGTTTTCTAAGTTTAACCAAGTTTATACAAAAAGTATAAACAATTACAGTACTTAATCAATATCAGTAGATACACCATGAAATGtgttttcttaatatgtccattcaATATTGCAGATGTAGATTTTttcctaaatactactattgGATCAAAGTTAGTAAGATTTGAGTTCTAGCTAATCCTTAGGCGCCTTACATTTAGCACGGGGGGAgtgttactttattttattcccTATGTTCATGAATAAATTAAGGCCACATTGTTTTTTGTGTCAAACTTTGACAAATGATTTATTTAACCAATATAAGTTATATATGATTCAAAAATATATAATTGGATAGTTTATTGAAATGTGCATCTGATTATATAGTTTTAAATGACATGCAACTCATATTTGGTTAACCTAATTATTAGGCAAAGTTTGTCTTAAAAATCAAAGTGGCCTTATATTTTCATGTTCAAAAAAATAAGAGTAGTTAGGCTTATCATGTCATCTCCACATATCtatgtgtgcatgcatgcatgtctctCATGAAGGAGAGGTGTGTGCACGAGCACCTCGTTATGGGCTAAGGATGGACAAGATGAACATCAAACCCTAGACCGTTGAAAGGGCAGTTCTACACAAAGGGGAGATGGAATTGCGTTGGCCCGGCTCCTGAAAGAAGTTGGGTTGTTTTTATGACATTTTAAATATAATGTAAAACATGGATAATTAAAAATTACAAAATCCCTATAATATAGGTGTTGCTTTAAAAAATAAGATATTTTCTACCATATAATCTTCACATGTGTTACAAAAATATTTACACGATCACTAGAAAAAATCTCCACTCAATAAAACTGTTCTTATGTAAAAAAAATATCTAGAAATATGTTCCACGATGCATGAGTTTTAATGTATGCCAAATAAATTTTCATGTACGTATAATAATGCAACATCTAAATATGATTTTTCATTTCATGAAAATGATACTTATCTAAATTGATAAGCATTTACCATGGATCACAACCATAACATGATATCTTTATGTGTGCTAATTTTTTCAAGCAAATACTACTTTCAAAATGATTATATAAATTAGTCGGGTTACCTGAACATTTTAATCTAGGATGTTCGATTGATGAAACACATAGAAAAGTAACACGCTATAATACACTTTTACACAAAATAATTTTTATTACAACTCAAAGAACAAAATCCTAAATAGAAAAAGTATAGAATCAAGTAAATGAAAGGGATCAAGCCACATGATTGATAAGCAGCCCCAAACAAACAAATATAGGGTAAATAAAAGGGAATAgataatagaaaataaaaatgaaaatgaaaagagaacaaaaaatgaaaaaagagaaaaccaaagaaaaatggGAGAAACGAAAGAGCCGGCTAAGGAATACTATTCCCATGGCTGTTGCGGTATCGCGGTCCCAATGACCCAATTCATACACAGGAGGGCGAATAATATTTCAAAATAATCCAAAAACGTGACCCGTGTGTTTAGAATGTCCACGGGAGCACCTACCCATCGCTGGTTAGTGATGGTTTGTTGGCATCGCTAACACGCGAACTCTAATTGGGCTTGGCCCATATTGCTCGGTTGTTTTGGGAATGCTAAAGATGTACACACGCATGTATGTCCCGTTCCGTACAAAGAGCGTAAACAGTTGAAAAAAAATTAAGATTCAAAATTTGcttagatttcaaaattttccaaACTCGAAATTTCTTTAGATTTGAAATTTGGTCAGAATTGAAATTTTCTCATATTCAAAATTTTCTTAGATTTCAAATTTGCCTAGATTTAAAATTTGCTtacatttaaaatttgttcagttTCAAAATTTGCTCAGATTAAAAATTTGCTTGCTTAGAAATTTGctccaattcaaaatttacttAACTTTAAAATTGgcccaaattttaaatttgaaaattttgttaTAAAAAGTTCAGAATTTTCAAAAAACTATAAATgaaacaaaaaatagaaaaacgaAAACCGGCATAAAACCGAAGAAATCATCAAAGAACCATAAAAAAGACCTGAACTAGAAATTTCTAGAAGTTTCCTAAAACTTGAAAAGACAAGGACAACAAAAATGGGCCACGGCCCAGCAAGGTCTCGCTGCGAGCGTATTAGCTCTCACACTGCAGCGATGAATGGGTTTTGCCATAATGGGTCGGACGTCTCTGGTGTGTGCATATTGCTGAAGGCAAGACAACCTAGTGGGGCTTGGCTACATGTTGTTGGGAAATATCCTGAATTCTAATTATTGCCAGGGCACTGTGTTGTCTTACACAGTGCTCCCCGCTTGTACCTGTCGGATCTCCATCTAACGGTTCATCTGAAACATTGAGTGGTTCATGTGCCGCAAGTGGACAGGCTGTAAGCCAGTAAATTCACATCTGGTCTTTCTTCTcgcgtggtcttcgtcttcgtctgcaAATCGGCCTCTTCCGTTTCTCTCCAAAGTTGGAATCCCGTCTCTCCCCAACGCCGGGAACCGGAGGCGGCTGTGGTGCGCATCCGCCGTTGACTCACCCGCCCGGCCCCGGCGCGCTCGACCTCCGCCGGCGACTCAGCCGCCCAGCCCCGGCGCGCGCGACCTCCGCCTACGACTCATCCACGCGGCCCGGCGCGGTCGACCTCCGCTAGCAGCTCACCGGTTCGGCCCCGGCGAACACGAACTCCGACGGGCGGACGCGCGATGGAGGCGGCGTTCGACCTTGCGGCTGTACAGTGACAGCCGCATCAGATGCTTGGGAGACCGTCGCCTTCTTCATGGCCTCAGGTCTCCCGCAGCCTATCCTAGCACAGGTACCTCCAGCTCCGCTCGATTTGGGTATATTAAGTAATTTTGGGTGCAGATTTTCGAGCTACAAATGGACGAGCTGTCAGGCTAGATGTAACTTTTTGTGTCGGGTTGTACTactcttaatttttttttgtcaattctgtaagtaaattttctcctaatTCTGGGGCTTGTTTTTGTAACTAGATGTATTTCCTACCCTTTTCCTACATCTAGATTGATGAAAGTTTCTAGGTGTTTTTTCCCAATTTTAGGTGAAACTTTAGGCATCTGGatgtattttttattatttttctacATCTGTAATATTTGGATGGATCAAGGTTAACACACTAGTATGCTTTTGTGATCCAGGTTTGATTCATCTGGATGTAACTTTATCTTCTTTTCTACATTCACCGCTGCACTTTTTACATCTTCAAGTGAGATCACAAAACTAGTTGCTGTATGGTGTGTTGTTTTACGGGGCTGCTGCCTCCCTTTTTTTACTCGTCAAAAACTTGCGACAGAGCAGAGAAACTGGAATGACATTCTCCGTAGTTCCTGTGCTGACCTGGGCGGTAGGAGGAGACGTGGGGAATTAGTATTTCTATTTTCAGAACGCACATATGTCGGACTAATTTATTTCCTAATTTGGGTGGGGCACTTCGGAAGACTAAATAGTGCTATAGCACTACGTAGCAAGGTCCGGGAAATATCCCAGGACTTTTAGGGCCGACCCGGAGCTTGGTTACATATGGTTCAGACATAGCCGTGTGAAACAGTGAATAAGTCAGGTGTACGATGTTTGGACCAAAAAAAACCTATACATCGCCCGTAATCTGCGGGGAACAGGCTCCGCCCGGTCAAGGCTACTTGGTCCGCGGCCTATTAGAATGGTTTTTTCGTTTACACGCGGTTTTGA contains:
- the LOC124662446 gene encoding nuclear transcription factor Y subunit B-4-like, whose translation is MNREDFINFSGFTQPGRISLPRASTSSTGSASGDSNAQEGLLPIANIGRIMKEVLPPEAKVSKRAKETIQECATEFIGFVTGEASERCRRERRKTVNGDDICHAMRSLGLDHYASAMHRYLQRYREGEELAAALNNRGRSPPLPDDDMIQIDVRAELSISRGHENHVRK